From Actinopolymorpha cephalotaxi, one genomic window encodes:
- a CDS encoding GNAT family N-acetyltransferase has product MRTRDARAWRDVRARNLSWLSPWEATPPAGVEPRPRTFRSMVRMLRAQARAGICLPFVVTYTEPPAPGGRSVQVERLVGQLTVSGITLGSARWAQIGYWIDQSYAGRGIMPTAVALAADHCFFVLGLHRIEINIRPENAASLRVVEKLGFRKEGLRPRYLHIDGDWRDHLAFALNAEEVPEGLLNRWRRAQRSSPPEQRGSSEQHGSNAPPG; this is encoded by the coding sequence CTGCGCACCCGTGACGCCCGCGCCTGGCGGGACGTCCGCGCGCGCAACCTCTCCTGGCTCTCGCCGTGGGAGGCAACGCCGCCGGCGGGCGTCGAGCCGCGTCCGCGCACGTTCCGGTCGATGGTGCGGATGCTGCGGGCGCAGGCGCGCGCCGGCATCTGCCTGCCGTTCGTGGTGACCTACACCGAGCCGCCGGCGCCGGGCGGGCGGAGCGTGCAGGTCGAACGCCTCGTCGGCCAGTTGACCGTCAGCGGTATCACGCTCGGCTCGGCCCGCTGGGCGCAGATCGGCTACTGGATCGACCAGTCCTACGCCGGCCGCGGCATCATGCCGACCGCGGTGGCGCTGGCCGCCGACCACTGCTTCTTCGTTCTCGGCCTGCACCGTATCGAGATCAACATCCGCCCGGAGAACGCAGCCAGCCTTCGGGTGGTGGAGAAACTCGGCTTCCGCAAGGAGGGCTTGCGTCCGCGCTACCTCCACATCGACGGCGACTGGCGCGACCATCTGGCGTTCGCGCTGAACGCCGAGGAGGTGCCCGAAGGTCTGCTGAACCGCTGGCGCCGCGCTCAGCGAAGCTCGCCTCCGGAGCAGCGAGGGAGCTCCGAACAGCACGGCAGCAACGCGCCACCGGGCTGA
- the sepX gene encoding divisome protein SepX/GlpR, with translation MGTGLIYAAIVVAWAVYLVPLWLRRHDEATAARPVDDVPSEDVPSTSRVLARRQSARPAESGGQVAVPPQRTSSTSPEFSSAFAHSRRPGSAPGVSPAARRRRTLLLLTVLTTLAAVLSMAGVVGWWSVLVPVGLTVGFLMVSAAAARQERRQVDEHRSMDAPSARRVPDDRQRADDRREMPSPRTVSRHAAPAVTRNVGEDRIRDVPVETPTITVAAYEPPVPSAFSTPSTPSVPSAPAAETAPPVASDRVSLGPSVPSGELWDPVRVPLPTYVTKAKAPRTVRTVDLAQSGVWAAGGTSADGLLTRPGDAPKMLLDESGADDRSGAERGSANGEQKSGDTDWRAVGD, from the coding sequence GTGGGTACTGGCCTGATCTATGCAGCGATCGTGGTTGCGTGGGCCGTCTACCTCGTCCCCCTCTGGTTACGCCGGCACGACGAGGCGACCGCCGCGCGGCCAGTCGACGACGTCCCCTCCGAGGACGTTCCGTCGACTTCGCGCGTTCTGGCTCGCCGTCAAAGTGCCCGCCCGGCCGAGTCTGGTGGGCAGGTCGCGGTGCCACCGCAGCGCACCTCCTCGACCTCTCCGGAGTTCTCGTCGGCCTTCGCGCACTCGCGCCGGCCGGGGAGTGCTCCGGGTGTCTCCCCGGCGGCTCGCCGCAGACGCACGCTTCTTCTGCTCACCGTCCTGACCACGCTGGCCGCCGTGTTGTCGATGGCCGGCGTCGTCGGCTGGTGGAGTGTTCTGGTGCCGGTCGGGCTGACCGTGGGCTTCCTGATGGTGTCGGCCGCCGCCGCCCGGCAGGAGCGTCGGCAGGTTGATGAGCACCGGTCGATGGACGCGCCGTCGGCCCGTCGGGTGCCCGACGACCGGCAGCGGGCCGACGACCGTCGCGAGATGCCGTCGCCGCGGACCGTGTCGCGTCACGCCGCGCCTGCTGTCACCCGCAACGTCGGTGAGGACCGGATCCGGGACGTCCCGGTCGAGACGCCCACGATCACCGTGGCCGCCTACGAGCCGCCCGTACCCTCAGCGTTCTCCACGCCTTCCACACCTTCCGTCCCGTCGGCTCCCGCCGCCGAGACAGCGCCGCCGGTCGCGTCGGACCGGGTGTCCCTGGGACCGTCGGTGCCGTCCGGTGAGCTGTGGGACCCGGTGCGGGTGCCGTTGCCGACGTACGTCACCAAGGCCAAGGCGCCGCGGACCGTCCGTACCGTCGATCTCGCCCAGTCGGGCGTCTGGGCCGCAGGCGGAACGTCGGCCGACGGCCTGCTGACCCGGCCGGGGGACGCGCCCAAGATGCTGCTCGACGAGTCCGGTGCCGATGATCGTTCCGGCGCGGAGCGGGGGTCCGCCAACGGCGAACAGAAGAGCGGCGACACCGACTGGCGGGCAGTGGGCGACTGA
- a CDS encoding DinB family protein → MTTEWTAPPIERADPDHIAAERRALEQWLDYHRDTLLMKCAGLTPEQLKLRGVPSSNLSLLGLVRHLADVERGWFRQCAANQDVPDLYWTEADGCADFNNVESADAEADLDIYRREIVAAREAVAGKGLDDVVPYRWGGPDRDLRWIYLHMIEEYARHNGHADLIREAIDGTTGD, encoded by the coding sequence GTGACCACCGAATGGACCGCTCCTCCGATCGAGCGCGCTGACCCGGATCACATCGCCGCCGAGCGCAGGGCACTCGAGCAGTGGCTGGACTACCACCGGGACACCCTGCTGATGAAGTGCGCTGGGCTGACCCCCGAGCAACTGAAGCTGCGTGGGGTTCCGTCGTCGAACCTCTCGCTGCTGGGTCTGGTCCGGCATCTGGCCGACGTCGAACGCGGGTGGTTCCGCCAGTGCGCCGCGAACCAGGACGTGCCCGACCTGTACTGGACCGAGGCCGACGGGTGCGCCGACTTCAACAACGTCGAGTCGGCGGACGCCGAGGCAGACCTGGACATCTACCGGCGCGAGATCGTCGCCGCACGCGAGGCGGTGGCCGGCAAGGGCCTCGACGACGTCGTGCCATACCGGTGGGGCGGTCCCGACCGCGACCTCCGGTGGATCTACCTGCACATGATCGAGGAGTACGCCCGCCACAACGGCCACGCGGACCTGATCCGCGAAGCCATCGACGGTACGACCGGCGACTAG
- a CDS encoding VOC family protein, which yields MFEAALVNLYTADIEAAVGFYRNLLGFEETFRTPTEGVPEHVELRLGGFTIGLGTVEAARRVHGVNAEPGRPAMVLVVWTRDVDEAFEKLVAAGVPAVQAPHDAGNSNRNALLRDPDGNLVEIVSKVS from the coding sequence ATGTTCGAGGCCGCGCTGGTGAATCTCTACACCGCCGACATCGAGGCGGCTGTCGGCTTCTACCGGAATCTGCTCGGGTTCGAGGAGACCTTCCGAACACCCACCGAAGGTGTTCCGGAGCACGTCGAGCTGCGGCTCGGCGGGTTCACCATCGGGCTCGGCACGGTCGAGGCGGCCAGGAGAGTTCACGGGGTGAACGCCGAACCGGGGAGACCGGCGATGGTTCTGGTGGTCTGGACCCGGGACGTCGACGAGGCGTTCGAGAAGCTGGTCGCTGCGGGAGTGCCCGCGGTCCAGGCACCCCACGATGCCGGCAACAGCAACCGCAACGCGCTGTTGCGCGATCCGGACGGCAACCTCGTGGAGATCGTCTCGAAGGTCTCCTGA
- a CDS encoding VOC family protein, whose product MTSVKQVQVTFDCAQPERVARFWCEVLGYVVPQPPDGFATWDDFDRSLPPEHQGSAFACVDPSGVGPRLYFQRVPEGKVVKNRLHLDVRVGTGLVGEERLAALESECTRLVALGAVRQRLLPADDHNESCIVMQDVEGNEFCLD is encoded by the coding sequence ATGACGTCGGTCAAGCAGGTCCAGGTCACCTTTGACTGTGCACAACCCGAACGTGTCGCCCGCTTCTGGTGCGAGGTGCTGGGGTACGTCGTACCGCAGCCTCCGGACGGGTTCGCCACGTGGGACGACTTCGATCGCTCGCTGCCGCCTGAGCACCAGGGTTCGGCGTTCGCATGCGTCGATCCCTCAGGTGTGGGCCCGCGGTTGTACTTCCAGCGCGTTCCCGAGGGCAAGGTCGTCAAGAACCGGTTGCATCTGGACGTACGGGTGGGCACCGGGCTCGTCGGCGAGGAGCGCCTGGCCGCGCTGGAGTCCGAATGCACGCGGCTCGTCGCACTCGGCGCCGTACGCCAACGGCTCCTGCCGGCCGATGACCACAACGAGTCGTGCATCGTGATGCAGGACGTCGAGGGCAACGAGTTCTGCCTCGACTGA
- a CDS encoding glycoside hydrolase family 13 protein yields MISDSAEQSHVDTPEASDVWWKSAVVYQVYPRSFQDSNGDGIGDVRGILQRVDYLAELGVDVVWLSPIYRSPQDDNGYDISDYQDIDPTFGTLEDVDELIEALHERGIKLVMDLVVNHTSDEHPWFAESRSSVDNPKRDWYWWRPAREGMEPGTPGAEPTNWGSVFSGPAWEYDETTGEYYLHLFSRKQPDLNWENPEVRQAVYAMMRWWLDRRIDGFRMDVINLISKHVRPDGSLPDVPAEDGLYGSAFAATVNGPRLHEFLQEIHREVYEGRRDGLLLVGETPGATVEDGKLLTDPARHELDMVFTFEHVSLDHGPAGRFDVVPLDLRDLKATLGRWQTGLEQAGWNALYWNNHDQPRVVSRYGDDGAYRRESAMMLAIVLHLHRGTPYVYQGEELGMTNAYFTSLDEYRDIESLRFAASERQRGQLNDEELLSWLAAGSRDNARTPMQWDATPQAGFTTGQPWIDVNPHHDTINAAAEVADPDSVFHLYRRLIALRHEDPVVQRGDFHLLLPDDPHIYAFTRTWGDEQLLVLGNFSGTEQTVPVGPDWDQAALVIGNYPASPATGGGQIVLRAWEGLVLRRAPIR; encoded by the coding sequence ATGATCAGCGACAGCGCAGAGCAATCGCACGTTGACACGCCCGAGGCCAGTGACGTCTGGTGGAAGAGCGCCGTCGTCTACCAGGTTTATCCGCGATCGTTCCAGGACTCGAACGGGGACGGCATCGGCGACGTCCGCGGCATCCTCCAGCGGGTCGACTACCTGGCGGAGCTGGGCGTGGACGTGGTGTGGCTGTCGCCCATCTACCGCAGCCCGCAGGACGACAACGGCTACGACATCAGCGACTACCAGGACATCGACCCCACCTTCGGCACTCTCGAGGATGTCGACGAGCTCATCGAGGCCCTGCACGAGCGCGGCATCAAGCTGGTCATGGACCTCGTGGTCAACCACACCAGCGACGAGCATCCCTGGTTCGCCGAGTCCCGGTCGTCGGTCGACAACCCGAAGCGGGACTGGTACTGGTGGCGGCCGGCCCGGGAGGGCATGGAGCCGGGCACCCCTGGGGCGGAGCCGACGAACTGGGGCTCGGTGTTCTCCGGCCCGGCCTGGGAGTACGACGAGACCACCGGCGAGTACTACCTGCACCTGTTCAGCCGCAAGCAGCCCGACCTGAACTGGGAGAACCCCGAGGTCCGTCAGGCCGTGTACGCGATGATGCGGTGGTGGCTGGACCGCCGGATCGACGGGTTCCGGATGGACGTCATCAACCTCATCTCCAAGCATGTCCGCCCCGACGGGTCCCTGCCGGACGTGCCCGCGGAGGACGGGTTGTACGGAAGCGCGTTCGCGGCGACGGTCAACGGACCGCGGCTGCACGAGTTCCTGCAGGAGATTCACCGCGAGGTGTACGAGGGCCGCCGCGACGGGCTGCTCCTGGTTGGGGAGACCCCGGGCGCGACCGTCGAGGACGGCAAGCTCCTCACCGACCCGGCGCGCCACGAACTGGACATGGTGTTCACGTTCGAGCACGTGTCCCTGGACCACGGCCCGGCCGGGCGGTTCGACGTCGTTCCCCTCGACCTGCGCGACCTGAAGGCGACACTCGGCCGGTGGCAGACCGGGCTGGAGCAGGCCGGGTGGAACGCGTTGTACTGGAACAACCACGACCAGCCCCGGGTCGTCTCCCGTTACGGTGACGACGGCGCCTACCGTCGCGAGTCGGCCATGATGCTCGCGATCGTGCTGCACCTGCACCGCGGCACTCCGTACGTCTACCAGGGCGAAGAGCTCGGGATGACCAACGCCTACTTCACCTCCCTCGACGAGTACCGCGACATCGAGTCGCTCCGGTTCGCCGCGTCGGAGCGGCAGCGCGGTCAGCTCAACGACGAGGAACTGCTGAGCTGGCTGGCCGCGGGCAGCCGCGACAACGCGAGAACCCCGATGCAGTGGGACGCCACACCGCAGGCGGGGTTCACGACCGGGCAGCCGTGGATCGACGTGAATCCCCACCACGACACCATCAACGCCGCCGCCGAGGTGGCCGACCCCGACTCGGTCTTCCATCTCTACCGACGGCTGATCGCCCTGCGCCACGAGGATCCGGTGGTCCAGCGTGGCGACTTCCACCTGCTGCTGCCCGACGACCCGCACATCTACGCGTTCACCCGTACGTGGGGCGATGAGCAGTTGCTCGTGCTGGGCAACTTCTCCGGCACCGAGCAGACCGTGCCGGTCGGCCCCGACTGGGACCAGGCGGCACTGGTCATCGGCAACTACCCGGCATCGCCGGCCACCGGCGGAGGACAGATCGTTCTGCGAGCGTGGGAAGGGCTCGTGCTGCGCCGGGCACCGATCCGGTAG
- a CDS encoding phosphotransferase enzyme family protein, which produces MAEAMSGGRFAKPVRRGDTVERDLRHRNPNVHALLRHFENVGFELAPRFLGVSADGSREVLSFVEGETGYPPLPAAQRSDEALVEVARAIRAMHDATQGFEPVDPAAWHHQDVAMPTRIDCIGHHDLAPWNIVFDGSRVVGIIDWDSVGPSNRVWDLAYAAHQFVPFHPPAGLKAFGWDTEPDRAARLRMFAEAYGSGVTPEEIVDLAALRLLSIGAHIAGQVRAGDPSFEVHREEDHAQGYRIAAEFVLAHRAALLT; this is translated from the coding sequence ATGGCTGAGGCAATGTCTGGTGGCCGCTTCGCGAAGCCGGTTCGCCGGGGAGACACGGTCGAACGTGACCTTCGGCACCGAAACCCCAACGTGCACGCGCTCCTGCGGCATTTCGAGAACGTCGGATTCGAACTCGCGCCACGGTTCCTCGGCGTCAGTGCCGACGGAAGCCGGGAGGTGCTGAGCTTCGTCGAGGGCGAGACCGGCTACCCCCCGCTTCCGGCCGCGCAGCGATCGGACGAGGCGCTGGTGGAGGTCGCCCGCGCGATTCGCGCCATGCACGACGCCACCCAGGGCTTCGAACCGGTGGACCCGGCCGCCTGGCACCATCAGGACGTCGCGATGCCGACCCGGATCGACTGCATCGGCCACCACGACCTGGCCCCGTGGAACATCGTCTTCGACGGAAGCCGGGTCGTCGGCATCATCGACTGGGACAGCGTCGGCCCTTCCAACCGGGTGTGGGATCTGGCGTACGCGGCACACCAGTTCGTGCCGTTCCACCCGCCCGCGGGGCTGAAGGCGTTCGGCTGGGACACCGAGCCGGACCGAGCCGCCCGGCTGAGGATGTTCGCCGAGGCGTACGGCAGCGGGGTGACGCCGGAGGAGATCGTCGACCTCGCCGCCCTGCGACTGCTCTCGATCGGCGCCCACATCGCAGGGCAGGTACGCGCCGGGGACCCGAGCTTCGAGGTGCATCGCGAGGAGGATCACGCGCAGGGCTACCGGATCGCGGCGGAGTTCGTACTGGCCCACCGGGCGGCTCTGCTCACCTGA
- a CDS encoding MATE family efflux transporter, whose product MVSAPPGRRSPIDHATALGTAPVGRLLWHTCSQTTLSVGVYGIYALTNAWFVARGVGPLAMAAVNLATPVLLILGAVSTTVGVGGASLVSRSLGANDPRSAARAAGNAFVVFWATAVLVTVVGLLALDPLLTLLGAVGSTREPAAEYAIVLLAGAIFSTGFSSLVRAEGRMRFSTMLWLVPVLVQITLDPLLIFGFHLGVRGAAIGTVGGQAVSAAMSLWFFFGQRHRPYRIGLADLRPHPPTIRALLGVGAPSFLAGFGATLLAVLVNTTLSRVGGATALAAFAVCARIQTFAMMPQLGISQGLQPVVGYNAGSGLYDRVLRARTLSLRATVGYGVLVLVAVVGFAGPLVAAFVDDPEVASTTRNALRIIALGFAVAGVAPLVSAYFQSLGRARPSYLISVGTILVIKVPLVVAFSHTGSSGVWVSLAMGEVVSALAALVVLRRVRLGD is encoded by the coding sequence ATGGTGAGTGCGCCCCCGGGCAGGCGTTCGCCGATCGACCACGCGACGGCGCTGGGCACCGCGCCGGTCGGCCGGCTGCTGTGGCACACGTGCTCGCAGACCACGCTGTCCGTGGGCGTCTACGGGATCTACGCGCTGACCAACGCGTGGTTCGTCGCACGCGGGGTGGGCCCCCTCGCGATGGCCGCAGTTAACCTGGCAACGCCCGTGTTGCTGATCCTCGGCGCGGTGTCGACGACGGTCGGGGTCGGTGGCGCCTCGCTGGTGTCACGCAGCCTCGGGGCGAACGACCCACGGTCTGCCGCCCGGGCCGCCGGCAACGCGTTCGTGGTGTTCTGGGCGACAGCCGTCCTGGTGACCGTAGTGGGCCTGCTCGCGCTGGACCCCCTGCTGACGTTGCTCGGCGCCGTCGGGAGCACCCGCGAGCCGGCGGCCGAGTACGCGATCGTCCTCCTCGCCGGAGCGATCTTCTCCACCGGATTCTCCAGCCTGGTAAGGGCCGAGGGGCGCATGCGGTTCTCGACCATGCTGTGGCTCGTTCCGGTCCTGGTGCAGATCACGCTCGATCCCCTGCTGATCTTCGGGTTCCACCTCGGCGTGCGCGGCGCGGCGATCGGCACCGTCGGCGGGCAGGCGGTCTCCGCGGCGATGAGCCTGTGGTTCTTCTTCGGCCAGCGGCACCGGCCGTACCGGATCGGCCTGGCCGACCTCCGCCCCCATCCACCGACGATCCGCGCCCTGCTCGGAGTCGGCGCTCCGTCGTTCCTCGCCGGTTTCGGAGCCACCCTGCTGGCGGTGCTGGTCAACACGACGCTCTCGCGTGTCGGCGGCGCGACGGCGCTGGCCGCGTTCGCCGTGTGCGCACGGATCCAGACGTTCGCGATGATGCCCCAACTCGGCATCAGCCAGGGCCTGCAACCCGTGGTCGGCTACAACGCCGGGAGCGGGTTGTACGACAGGGTGCTGCGCGCACGAACCCTGTCCCTGCGCGCCACCGTCGGCTACGGCGTACTCGTCCTCGTCGCGGTCGTCGGGTTCGCCGGCCCGCTCGTGGCGGCCTTCGTCGACGACCCCGAGGTCGCGTCGACGACCCGGAACGCCCTGCGCATCATCGCGCTCGGGTTCGCCGTCGCGGGGGTCGCACCGCTGGTGTCGGCGTACTTCCAGTCGCTGGGGCGAGCGCGCCCGTCGTACCTCATCTCGGTCGGTACGATCCTTGTGATCAAGGTCCCGCTCGTGGTCGCGTTCAGCCACACGGGTTCGTCCGGGGTGTGGGTCAGCCTGGCCATGGGTGAGGTGGTGTCCGCGCTGGCGGCGCTGGTCGTCCTGCGCCGGGTCCGGCTCGGCGACTGA
- a CDS encoding phosphotransferase family protein, whose product MESITKNRQSPRTLKAMVARAYGPDQVPADGDDWVSELGHGWFNVAYRIRLRDGTAVVVKIAPPAGVEVMTYERGAMGIELAALRLIRERTTVPVPTVDFADSSHELCDADYFFMPYVDADNLGIVKDELTPAVLDSYQEALGAANRELNSIRGTGFGPLAGPFDQSWRAVFTRMVEDVLRDGERRQVDIGWDYDVVREVFDAHAGTLDEVVQPRYVEWDLWDSNVLVRDGKIVSIIDHERAFYGDPLIEAGFVPTQLAAFGDAAAFMRGYGQRELTETEQVRRRLYCLHLVLIMVIETVYRGHTDSSQYDWARVQVADLMTRFGRRPR is encoded by the coding sequence ATGGAGAGCATCACCAAGAACCGCCAGTCGCCGCGGACGCTGAAGGCGATGGTCGCGCGCGCCTACGGTCCGGACCAGGTTCCGGCGGACGGCGACGACTGGGTGAGCGAGCTGGGGCACGGGTGGTTCAACGTCGCGTACCGGATCCGGCTGCGTGACGGCACGGCCGTCGTCGTCAAGATCGCGCCACCGGCCGGTGTCGAGGTGATGACGTACGAACGCGGCGCGATGGGCATCGAGCTGGCCGCACTGCGCCTCATCCGGGAGCGGACCACCGTGCCGGTGCCGACGGTCGACTTCGCCGACAGCAGTCACGAGCTGTGCGATGCCGACTACTTCTTCATGCCGTACGTCGACGCCGACAACCTCGGTATCGTCAAGGACGAGTTGACACCCGCCGTTCTGGATTCATACCAGGAGGCTCTCGGCGCGGCCAACCGCGAGCTCAACTCCATCCGTGGCACGGGATTCGGCCCGCTCGCCGGTCCCTTCGACCAGAGCTGGCGCGCGGTGTTCACCCGCATGGTCGAGGACGTGCTGCGTGACGGTGAACGCCGTCAGGTCGACATCGGCTGGGACTACGACGTCGTACGCGAGGTGTTCGACGCCCACGCCGGGACACTCGACGAGGTGGTCCAGCCCAGGTACGTCGAGTGGGACCTGTGGGACAGCAACGTCCTGGTCCGCGACGGGAAGATCGTGAGCATCATCGACCACGAGCGCGCGTTCTACGGCGATCCGCTGATCGAGGCCGGTTTCGTGCCCACCCAACTCGCGGCGTTCGGCGACGCGGCCGCGTTCATGCGCGGTTACGGACAACGCGAACTCACCGAGACCGAGCAGGTGCGCCGGCGGCTGTACTGCCTGCACCTGGTGCTCATCATGGTGATCGAGACCGTCTACCGCGGGCACACCGACAGCAGTCAGTACGACTGGGCGCGGGTTCAGGTGGCCGACCTCATGACGCGGTTCGGCCGCCGGCCCCGATGA
- a CDS encoding pentapeptide repeat-containing protein, with product MPPPARSGRPARRLPARPRLPKTLTAAVLPRDDLADEGHLRRLAYSDLDLAERDVTSCDVEECLFEGVELRGGVLAKSTFADCRFERCDLANLTTTSSSLIRCELRGLRTTGLHWTDGTIRDVVFDQCRLDLSAFRFSTLTAVRFTGCRLTQADFTNADLRNARFDDCDLSGAQFAHADLTGARLRNCVLAGVRGVESLRGAVIDPDDLVALSYALAGALGIVIGTGDDADDQPGDRSGDD from the coding sequence ATGCCGCCACCCGCACGATCCGGGCGCCCCGCCCGCCGCCTGCCGGCCCGGCCCCGGCTGCCGAAGACCCTGACCGCCGCGGTGCTCCCGCGCGACGACCTGGCCGACGAGGGTCACCTGCGCCGGCTCGCCTACTCCGACCTCGACCTCGCCGAACGCGACGTCACCTCCTGCGACGTCGAGGAGTGTCTCTTCGAGGGCGTCGAGCTGCGCGGTGGCGTCCTGGCGAAGTCGACGTTCGCCGACTGCCGGTTCGAGCGCTGCGACCTCGCCAACCTCACCACGACGAGTTCCTCGCTGATCCGGTGCGAGCTGCGTGGTCTGCGTACCACCGGCCTGCACTGGACCGACGGCACCATCCGGGACGTCGTCTTCGACCAGTGCCGGCTGGACCTGTCCGCGTTCCGGTTCAGCACCCTGACCGCGGTGCGGTTCACCGGCTGCCGCCTGACCCAGGCCGACTTCACCAACGCCGACCTGCGCAACGCGCGCTTCGACGACTGCGACCTGTCCGGCGCGCAGTTCGCGCACGCCGACCTGACCGGCGCCCGGCTCCGCAACTGCGTGCTCGCCGGCGTACGCGGCGTGGAAAGCCTGCGCGGCGCCGTGATCGACCCCGACGACCTGGTGGCGTTGAGCTACGCCCTGGCCGGTGCGCTCGGGATCGTCATCGGGACCGGCGACGATGCCGACGACCAGCCCGGCGACCGGTCCGGCGACGACTGA
- a CDS encoding alpha/beta hydrolase-fold protein, which produces MIPDSTPETSHGQRSPSAVRTAEHPWIHADRAVTFSVSAPTAHTVELQPGGHESGLAAGRTLPFTRGENGTWTLTTPPVRPGFYYYWLLVDGVPTNDPNTETFFGYGRPTSGLEVPDPDTDFHDLLDVPHGEVRTRWFRAATTGTWRRCLVYTPPGYDDDPGRRYPVLYLQHGAGEDERGWTTQGRANFILDNLIDRGEAEPMIVVMNNGYTLEPGAVPAEPGSIPELSERLLTVFGDLLLRDVVPMIDATYRTVPDRRSRALAGLSMGGAQALSVGLTNPDTFASVVGLSAAVFEPLDPETAFGGVLADADAFNARTRLLWLSAGTGEQWFDEVLTSMESVLSKQGIHHRTYRSPGTAHEWQTWRASLYNVAPLLFRD; this is translated from the coding sequence ATGATCCCCGATTCCACGCCGGAAACCAGCCACGGGCAGCGCTCCCCGTCGGCGGTGCGCACCGCCGAACACCCCTGGATCCATGCCGACCGCGCGGTGACGTTCTCCGTCTCGGCCCCGACCGCGCACACGGTCGAGCTGCAACCGGGCGGCCACGAGAGCGGGCTGGCCGCCGGGAGGACGCTGCCGTTCACCCGCGGCGAGAACGGCACCTGGACGCTGACAACCCCGCCGGTCAGGCCCGGCTTCTACTACTACTGGCTGCTCGTGGACGGGGTACCCACCAACGACCCGAACACCGAGACGTTCTTCGGCTACGGCCGGCCCACCAGCGGCCTGGAGGTCCCCGACCCGGACACCGACTTCCACGACCTGCTGGACGTGCCGCACGGCGAGGTCCGGACGCGGTGGTTCCGCGCGGCGACCACCGGCACGTGGCGGCGTTGCCTGGTCTACACGCCTCCGGGGTACGACGACGACCCGGGCAGGCGCTACCCCGTGCTCTACCTGCAGCACGGGGCGGGTGAGGACGAGCGCGGCTGGACCACCCAGGGCCGGGCCAACTTCATCCTGGACAACCTGATCGACCGCGGTGAGGCCGAGCCGATGATCGTGGTGATGAACAACGGCTACACGTTGGAGCCGGGCGCGGTCCCGGCCGAGCCGGGGTCCATACCGGAACTGTCCGAACGCCTGCTCACGGTGTTCGGCGACCTGCTCCTACGTGACGTCGTACCCATGATCGACGCCACCTACCGCACCGTCCCCGACCGGCGTTCGCGCGCCCTGGCCGGGCTGTCCATGGGCGGTGCGCAGGCGCTGTCGGTCGGGCTGACCAATCCGGACACCTTCGCGAGCGTCGTGGGGCTCAGCGCCGCGGTGTTCGAACCGCTCGACCCGGAGACGGCGTTCGGTGGCGTGCTGGCCGACGCGGACGCGTTCAACGCGCGGACCAGGCTGCTGTGGCTGTCCGCAGGCACCGGCGAGCAGTGGTTCGACGAGGTGCTCACCTCGATGGAATCGGTGCTGAGCAAGCAGGGCATCCACCACCGCACGTATCGTTCGCCGGGCACCGCGCACGAGTGGCAGACCTGGCGGGCCAGCCTGTACAACGTGGCCCCGCTGCTGTTCCGCGACTGA